The following DNA comes from Syngnathoides biaculeatus isolate LvHL_M chromosome 18, ASM1980259v1, whole genome shotgun sequence.
GGTCGTTGACACAGCAAAAGTGTAGGGAAAACCCAGTATTAAGCTATGATTATTGATTCAACTTAGCTTATTAACCCACCTTCTTTCACAAAAGTCCATTTCACTCCCATTTGTCTCATGGAATATTAATCATGCATTTTGCCATTTCTTGATATAAGAAAAATgtgggaaagaagaaaaaaaaaaaactcaccgaGCTCCCCAGCCGCATTCCTTCCACCAACAGCATAGAGGTGTCCCTTGAGTGCACTGAGGTGGAAGAAGGTACGCTTCTCATTAAGGCATGCCACCTGCATCCACTTGTTGTAGCGAGGGTCGTAGCGGAAGACCGTGTCCACTGCGGTCTTGCCTTTGGTGTCGTAGTTGCTTTGGCCCCCCACAACATAGAGAAAGTTGCCAATGACTGCGATGCCGTGTTGATAGCGAGGTGCGTCCATAGGTGCCAGCGCTTTCCATTCATGTGCCTTCTCGTCAAACAGGCGTAGCTCCTTGCTCACCACGAGCTGCTGCCGCAGGACGCCGCCCAGTGTGACCAGGTGGGCACTGTCCGAGCGGATGGCTGTCCGTTCTGACTGCATGACTGGTTGCATATAGGGCATCATTTGGTAGTTACTAGCTTCCAGGAGAAGGTTGACGCATGTGTTGTCTGTGCGCATGAAGTCCACTGTCTGTACATGATTGATGAGCTCCTGGGGGTTCATCAGGGGAAAGCGGATGTTCTTCATGAGCTTCGAGGCGCAGTCCATGCGACTATCTTCGTAACGTAGCCAGCGGCAAGCGGCTTTGAAGAGGTCCAGTTCAGTGCAATGTTTCAAGCTGTTGCTGGACAGCACAAACGCCAAGCGCTCAAATGGCAGCTTGACAAACTCGCCAGTGCCCAAAAGAGAGGGGAAGTTTTTCAATATGAAATTGTTGACATATTTGTCCACTTCTGTGAGGTTATATGTGTTGGCGATGCGGCCCACCTCGACACAGTTGTCTAGGGAAACCTGAAAAAAGAGAGACGATTGTTAATATGCACAGAAGGTTGCCAATACAAAACATAAAAGTTGAATAGAAGCCAAAAGAAACGTTAAATTTGGGAATTTTTACACACAATGTATTCAGGGAATTCAATCAATGAGAAATTAGGCAAATATACTAGTTCAATGTGCCCTCTTCATTCATGAAACAGTTCTGGAATGTACTGAAGTGCTTTACTCTTTCAgagtattgaaaacaaaaactctaGATTTGAATAAGGTAAAAGGACTGCACTATGTGTGCATATTTTCTTACCCCAGATATGAGAAAGACCTTGCAGAAATCCAATACTGGAAGGATTTGTAGGAAGCTGGCAGCCTCAAGTGTGTCTTGCAGATTCTCCATGTTAAGCGACAACTTGGCTGTGTAGATGAAGTCAATGATCTTCTTCAGGCCTATTCGGTTAACTCCGTGGAGCTTGATGCACATTAAATCCTGTTCTTTCATTCCACCTGCATCAGGACAAAGCAGCGGATAACCAAAAAGTAGATTCTGCCAAACAACTAACAGATAATATTATTTGACTGACACATATGTGAGCACCTGCATCCTTGTGATGTTTCAGGATAGAGGATAAAAACTTACATTAAAGACCAAATTGAATTCCAAAGAGCTGTATTTTAGAAATGAATCCAATATCCACGTTATCAAATctattaaaaaacatttctcatgAACGTAAGAAATCTAGATATTTTATGCCTTGTTACGTGATACCAAGAGTCCTTGTTAATACTGTACTCAACCAAAAAATTAGAAACTATCAATATTATGCACCAATGTTCTACACAAGACACCTAATACTGTGACCATTGAGTGTATGTGTTGTAAAAGTATTGATTCTCCAATTTTCATCTGTAAACATGATGAAAGAATGTTAAATTTTGACATTAGCAGGTATGCATAGATGCTCGACTACAATTGGATCAACATGCTTCTGTCATTCGGTCCATGTAATTCTGCAACAGGAACATTATTGCTTCTAATTCTTCGTGATTTGCCATTCAGATTCTCACAACAGTGTGGGATGTATGAATGAGGACATTCTTACTGGAACAACTGACATAACTGATACTGTGTTAAATCGTGTGTTTtgtgaataatggaaaaaaaatgctttacttGAGAAgacagtaaagaaaaaaaattacccagCCATTTAAATGAATCACCGATGCACATCCCCCACACAAATCACACGAGAAAAAGAACGCACAAAAGTTCTGAGTCATTTGTGACCCACCTGTGAACATAGCTTTGAAATAGTCGGAGGATGAAGCCATCATTGCTCGATGTACGGGGAATGCTTCATCGCCATCACCGGCCACTAGAGTGACATCACATAACAGTCCCTCTATCCTCAACTGGTCAAATCCCTACAACAGCAAGATGACATGTTAATATGTTCAATGAGTATTAGTTGTGTGAATATACAATTCCTTTGTGAACAACCCTGGAATATAGTATTTAATCCTTCACAACTTTTAAAAGGCTGTGAATCATGAAATTAAACATAGATTCCGGTTCTCATCACAAGGTTAAGGCTACGAGATTGAAGTGACCTCGCACCTGAAGAACCACTGAGCTGTGTGTGTTGCTTGTGAAAAAACGTGTGTTTCCAGTCTTTGATGCCTGAAGGTGAGCACAGATGCCCATATCACCGTAGCCCAGAGCCACTTTCATGTGCGTGTCGTCGTCCTCCACAAGGGATCTATCAAGAGAAGTGGATTTTATTAGTGCATTTCAACGGCATGACCtcatcaagtattttgacatatgcaaaccaaTACATGATCCCAGGTATGCAATAAATAGGGCCAACACAATAGTAGGAGACACATgtccatatcatgatgcttgcaacACCATGCTTCCCTGTCTTCACTGTgcactgtggcttgaattcagagtttcggggtcgtctcacaaactgtctgtggcCGCTGGACCCAAAAAGAGCAATTTGagtcatcagtccacaaaatgctcctccatttttctttaggccggttgatgtgttctttggcaaattgtagccactTCTGtacgtgcctttttttttttttaacagagggagTTTGtgggggattcttgtaaatagattagcttccacagatgtcttctcactgtcacagtacttacaagTAAATCCAGATTGCCTTTGATCATTCTGGATCTGATCGTTGGATCAGcgtttgccattctggttattctgtgatccattttgatggttgtcttctgttttttGCCACACGGCTCTGGTTTTgcttggggcggaccacgtaatccgtctctcataacaacAAATGAtccgaaatgtgtcgatgtgcgcgtcgggctgctgcgttgcttcgccagcgaagTGCATGGGCTCCTGGacggcggcagctctgaagaacgctgcgaCAACgcagcactcagccgcgtgcgacaacGCACTAAAGCatcccggctcgacggtgttgttcatcggaTACTGCggtgtctatgaacaaccccctaaagcagcacggctcggctctgcctcactcagccgtgttcggcgacaacgcagtaaagcgccccggctcgatggtgttgttcatcgcgtactgtggcagctatgaacaaccccctaaagcagcacagcttgGCACtccctcactcagctgcgtgcgacaACAATGCAGTAAAgagccccggctcgactgtgttgttcatcgcatactgcagcggctgtgaacaaccccatAAAGCAGCGTGGCTCAGCTCTGTGATTAGCCAcatcggcgccgaaaatgagccacaccggccggctacgATGAGCCGCGAAAGTGAATCGGATGGGAGGCGgcttggccgtgattgcatatcatccgaatatggctcgaaacaatagtgtaatattgccccggtaatttcactttgtgtggtgttctcctttttaaaaagagctttcgtgtcggaaggggcgtgtttgtctcccatagttaaggtgtactgcgtgttttcattggcgaatctccgggtgacgtcacgtacagaggatgcagtcaatatggcgaccactttgatatcgtagaatgacacttcaactttgcgcatggatgacgcgctctccacaaTTTTAGGAATACGATTCCAAGCTAAATTTCGAAATGACTATAGTCACAAGACAAGATCTTCAAGCTTTTATATGAGTTTTTGTCAACTTGAGCACATTTATTCAGATGTCAGCTTTTCCTGCTTGAGGCTACAAACTGTGTTCCATCTGCTACCTCAGGGATAATTATCCCGTTTTCCATTCACTGCAGGAATGACTGGCACATTACACTGCAAAATAGATTAATCCCTGAATCATGACAAATTTATTCAAGAGAGATAAATAGACCATTAAGAAAATGAGAACAATGGAAAGCAatgcactcacatttgaaaaccaaataaTTGGGAAATAAAAACTTGTGGTCGCAGTTTGTAATAAGTCCCTTGATTTGCCCTCTGGGGTTCAATAAAGGATATCTTATCCTAATACCCACAATTGGTCTGCCATAACAGACAGAAATGTGGAAATCCTGGTCAGACAAAGATGAGCTTTATCAATGGTTAACTAACATTTTATGTGGTCCCCACCACAGATAAATGCTTGCTTGATTGAAATGATTTGTCCTTCACTATACACAGGATGTGATCCCTCGTGAAGGGGGCCCTAATCTTTTGCTGACCTTTATACTTGGACATAAAAGATCACAGCAAAATCTTTGTGTGGAACCATTTCAATTTTGTTAACGTGGTGTGCACATAAATGACTCGGAAGGGAGAAGCTGTTAAGGCTTGAATGGGGGAATATCCTCTTGTCTATTGCAAAAACCAGGACCAGTCATGCAGTTTTAGACATTTGCAACATCGAAAGAAACCACATTGCAGCTTGTAATAAACTGTGTGGCACCAGAGGGCCAAGAACATGAACtcactgcatcagtacatgtaAATAAGAGGTACATTACTGAAAAGAGCTTTGAACTCCAACACAAAAACTTAACATTTACATCTTCAAatgacccatgtgtttttttccccttcctttcCTTAGCTGAGGAGCTGCTCACCAGAGGCTTCTTGATGGTGTGCTCGCTTTTAATGTgtagtgacatttttgtgtctAGACTCAGGCAAGAAACTAATGAGTGCAAAGTGCAGAGCTGTGTAATGCACAGAGAAAATTATCAAACAATTGGGGTGGACAAAATTGAACAAGATTTTAGAATTCAGGGAGCATGTTTCCagagatttatttttctttgccaGTGGTTAAAAGGacacaaaatcaaaattaaaatagtcATCGTAATTAAGAATCGGTAACGGTGTTTATTTTACAATCACATGGAACAATAAAATATTATCTGGGAGCTGCTCAAAGTTTTGTGGTTGCGCCTCCacattaagaggagccagatgaggtggctactGGACGCCTCGCTGGcgaagtgttccgggcatgtccaacCAGGAAGACACCCCAGGGTGTCTCCTGGCTGGGCTGGGAATGGCTTAGATGAAGTGACTCGgcagagggaagtctgggctttgCTGCTAAAACCCCTGTAACCCAACCTCTGCTAAGTAGAAGAAAATTGAGGGATGATTGATAGATGACGTTATAATGGTGATATTtaagggttcatactcagtctgacccaaaaaatttaagggctttttaggggcattcttaggggctgacacgaaaaatttagggccgacacggaaaaatttagggcaatggtgggaaatcaagagtaaggaaaaaagactcacccaatgggtgccatcaaccattcttggttcatcaaatgttccagtacctcagtacctgtgacagtgatcacctgtcgccccttgtggtagttctcattgatatgaccattgtcaatgtcttcacataacagtctacagaaaaacagattctaactacaattgcaactatatacacaaatgtcttctactgatgtctgtctcagcacgcCTACGAGTCtcgctccttgagcctacccagtgcctcctctatttgttgctgcagaggtgtcaaagtggctctcttgtcctttgctctgcctctgagtgcattggcatcggtgataaacctcagattcctcttttcttctgccttctcAATAAGAGTAGATATGCCAGTCTCTATTCtgtcttttttggctttgaggcagtagagatgaaaagtgggcagcgatgccaaatggagccaggtatgaagtcttcctttcccacagtggtagtttttagcaatgtcactgtctgggaacatgactgcaaacactttcaaattattttcacaagatttgtaactgtaatggctgcagatcacttttaaaatccacacgatctctgcctttaacgagttcgttttcgtgtattgaactacgttcataaagcctgacttccgggtggttgaagtcgatgactggacaactgtaagtgcgcatgcactgctcgtaccactgcctgaagttgatgcctcactatcttgatattttagaaacagattcataccaacggaagatgagagagtcttcgccaaatcagcgtgtctcctgtttttccggtgcgactccagcgctttgacgcccatcttttcaagctggtaactctgcttgcacagatgacagtaaaacatgtgccgatcttttggatctcgacgaacccagctcccgaactccttactttcaacccaagcatattgaaaaatgcacttccccatgagaCAAGTtggatgaaagaactacgctacctcgtaacgaagacgaaatGAAATACCTTcccacggaaacaaacaatggaataatCGACAAGTTGTTAACACTGTGACTTCTGTTGACAATTTccagctgttttggacgccagacagatcgctattttttaaaaaataaaagataattttttaggcggtagaggtcctccctttgatttttttaaatttaaggcctttttagaggcttgaccggtttttgtggatttttaaggacttttaggaacCCCTAAATgtacctttgaaaatttagcggtttttaaggacttttagggccgcgtgcgaaccctgtattAATGTGCATCTCTGAGaacaaacatttgaatgcaACAATCTTGTTTGCGTGttcatttgtatatatattaaaaaaaataaaataaaataaaaatcggtGTTGTGCTTTTTGGCCAAAACAAAATCAGTAAGATAAGCATGTCTGGGACTGAGTTTCTAAAAGCAACACTAATGTTGGTATCAGTTGGTATCAAGCTAGTATTACCAGAGGTCCACCTTACACTGCATCTTCAATCATCCCTTGTGTGGAGATTTATTCACAGCTGCAGTCAATTACagttttaaatacagtacagatATCCTTCATTTGATACAAATTGTCAGGGGTATCCCAGACTTTAAATGTCTGCTGGTCTGATTGTGATAAATTGTTTTACCAAAATGTCTGGCACAGCATAGCAACAAATCTGTCTCAAACGAGGTTGAGTCCATTGGATGTAGCATCCGTTTGTTGGAGTgggggtattttaaaaatgaggcaATTCGTAATTCCCAAGCGAATGAgacatttgaatgtattttctgtttagTAAAAAGTGCAGTCTCCTGTGCTTTGTGCAaaagtcattctttttttttttttttttttttttaaaacagaaatcTTTCACAGGCTACTGACACTATGCAGATTCATCCTCGCATTCAATGAGCCCAGTTAGgcaattaaaatacataaaattgaaCAAAAGGTCATTTTTGGTTTCAGTTGTATGACCACAAAAGCCACCACAAGTGAGATCTTGGCACCTGATTAGCCCTTAGCAACACAGAAAGGTCTAAACCCATTAACAATAGACCAACATCTTCAAATAGATGATTAAGTTGGAAGGTCTGAAGGCAATCCTGCTGATTAAGAGAGctcctgaaacattttttttttacacgagaAAAAATGAAGAATTGTCAAACAGCCTTcaagaaattaaaatttgaaTGTTCAAACAAGGAAACCTCAAAGATTGAAGGTCATACAATCTGGATTTAACCAATAGtcacaagaacaaaaatgcaCTATAAGTTACTCAATCTCCAACCCTGATTGACTTCCATTCATACATATAACAGTTAAAAGTGGtaaaatgagaaattatttCTTCAGCTGGCTGGAATTCTGAAACATAGCAACGTGACAAATGGATGTTCTAAAACACAATGAATGACGACCTCAAACGACTCTAAAAACCTCCATAATTACATTCACCAAAAAACAATTGAGAAATGACACCAATTTATCATGTCGACCTGGATAACCCCTTGGAATTTAGACCTGGACAAGCTtattgatgaatatttttaagtGAAAAAAGCGAAAATGACGAGGAGCTACGTTGACAAATAAAAAGTTATACAGATTTATATGATCTGAccaatatggatttttttaggCCAATGATGTCAAATCtaatatttggcaaaaaaacaaaatctgataAAACATTTAGGTACGTTAATGCTTACCACAAAGATGCGAAATAcaggcagggaaaaaaaaatgacccttTTACAAACTTTTGTTCTTTTATATTTGTGAGTTAACTGATGAATTATCTTTAGAGACTAGGTCATAAATATTGTATCTGCGGAACATAAGCGACTTAATGAGTCAAGTTACTGGCAAAACATTATTTATGCATGATTCCCTTTAATGTTAAATCAAATTTCTTCTACTCCAATATTTCCTTTCCCATGAAGAGatgacttgaaaataaaaatcagaaacGCCTTCTTCAGATGTCAAAAGATGTTATCTTTGACTGagttgcattttaaatatatgatGTACAGAGGATGCGTTAAACAGAAACAGGACCCACTCTTctgtttattcatccatccagcttttgtagcgcttatcctcacgaggatcatgggtgtagtggagcctatcccgactATCTCCGGGCGTGAGAcggagtacaccttgaactcgTCGCCTGCCAACCGCAAGGCACATACAGTGCACTCCATAGTTATTGCcacccccggttaagatgtgttaaaagccttgaaataaattcagtgtttattgcagaagaatactgtcacaatgaaaattttaggaaaatgtaaccttcaactcaaatgaattgtaagaaaataaaaaaaatctctgactaaaaaattattatttttcattaaatcacctgttcgacaattattggcacccttaacaattcccaggaaataaatataattgaagcatttctgtcatttatacagtagtttaccagagtatgtaggaacatttaatttgtaattcatcacttcctgtttcccctGGGGTATAAAGatgacatgacacagaggctatttctcttatccactcttaaacataggaaagacaaaggaacacagcatagaagtgaggcagatgtgcatcgaccttcacaggtcaggtagaggctacaagaagattgccactcatctgcagctgcccatatccactttgagaggaataattaagaagttcaaaacaaccggaacagtggtaaacaagcctggacgaggacccgtttattttgccaccacgcacagtgaggaggatggtcagagaaatcaaaagatctccaaagctcactgttacagaattacaacaaatggtagcatcctggggtcacaaagtctccaaataaaCCATCAAGCGTTGTCTACatgccaacaagctgtttgggataGATGCATGgtgaaaacctttcctcactcacaatcataaacgcaaacgtctggagttcgccaagcggtattggggcttcaactgggactgtgtgctttggtcagatgagaccaagattgagctttttggcaacaaacactaagtgggtctggcgtgccacgaaagatgcgcatgctgaaaagcacctcatacccactgtgaagtatgggggtgggtcagtgatgctgtggggctgttttgcttccaaaggccctgagaaccttgttagggtgcatggcatcatgaatgctttgaaataccaggacattttgaatcaaaatctgttgccctctgcccgaaagctgaagatgggttgtcactgggtctttcagcaagacaatgaccctaaacatatggccaaatctacacagaaacggttcaccagacacaaaatcaagctcctcccatggccatctcagtccccagagctcaaccccattgaaaacctgtggggtgagctgaagaggagaggacccaagtctctggatgatttagagactctgcaaagaggaatggctgaagatccctctttctgtcttttcccatcttatGAAACATTAtagaagattaggtgctgttttgttggcaaaaaggGGTTGtgcaaagtattaacaccagaggtcctaataattgtgacacagattatttgatgtcaaataattatttctttatgtgggatttttttccccactgaataaatgcacttgtattgaaggttggatttttctcttttttttcccattgaggtcccatattatttagaaaaaaatattattagaagctaaaaaataaatcttaaccaggggtgccaataattacagAGGGCACtgtagaaacaaccattcgtatGCATATTcaaacctaccgtgcatgtttttgggaggtgaaAGGGAACTGGAGTACCacgagaaaaccaacgcagccATGGGGGGAAAATGCAACCTACACACAGGTGGAGTATCTatttgaagcccggtcctcagacctgtgaggcagatgtgttaaccacttGTTCACCATACTGACATTTGCTGATTTGTCCCCCATACTCTCCTCTCAAGAAAGCTGTGTTCACAGTCATGCAAATGCTGAAATAGCCAAAACTTTCTCCTGTTACACGCAGTTGGTTAAAGAACATGCATTACCTGTACATACCGTTCACCATATCCACTTGCTGCTGATGGTGAGAACCTTTGCTGGAAAAGAAATTCATGCACAGGAGCTTCTGCACCATGAAGATAACATGGTAATCTGCCATTGTTGTTGCAAATATTGGAAGTGTACGCACACGGCCATGCGATAACTGGGACAACTCCACGTTGTCTTAAGGAAGATGCTTTTGGATTGGATGGAGTCTGAGCTCCATCGAGAGCAGTGGTTCCCCAACCTCTTTCGCAGCACAGACCAGTTTAGAGTAGGTGTGGCATTTCTATATGCTCACACACTACAAAATTAATATGAGTgccttaaaaacaaatattaaatgcatgaaaaatacaactcataaaaaaaattctttgagGTTGGAGTCTCTTCTGGCTCCTTTGAAGCGctttgaagaattttttttttttttgccagtttgacttttttttaatgcatcacGTGACCAACATCCAGTCTAGTGATGTTTCATTggcaaatatttaatttaaaagaatCAAGTTATGAAATAATTTGTTCTTTGAGCTCGGCCGCTGCCATGAGCGAATCAGCTGTGAACGGAAGCAGAacagctgcagcattctgtgCAGTCTTGGGCTGTCATTTTTGATGTGCAGCTGTTGCAGGGTAGGAGACCcggtcatttttaaaaataaaacatttgatatGCAAAAACGAAACACAGTGGAAATTATATAAAACTGGTCATTCCTTCTATGCAAACCGGTAACAAATGCCTCACGAATAGGTAGCGGTCTGCGGACCGGGCCTTGGGGACCATTGATCTAGAGGACAAATTGCACAAGGAAATAATTCTGTGCGACTCAAGCACTGAACATCATTTACtgttttatttgaataaataGGTGTTTAATCAGCAGAAATTCAGTCAATGATTAATTCGAAAAGGGCTACTATTATCTGATACGATCAGTTGAGCCCTactattttactttcatttgaaGGCGTGAAATTATTGGTGCATTGAAGTTTGGTTGAAGTGGCAATTCCAACTAGACACAGCATTTTGACAGACAATGGGAAATTTTGTCATGTTGATACTGATAGTGTTTGACCTTTTGTGTGAGAAAttgtaatgttaaaaataaatcaaatccatGACGGCCCTGTGATGGATACAAAAATTGAACTGGTTATCATTTGTTTCATATTCGACAAAACTACAGAACAGGAAGAGTAATGGGAATTTGTTGTAAGCAAAGACACACACCAAACAGAT
Coding sequences within:
- the klhl13 gene encoding kelch-like protein 13 isoform X1, with the translated sequence MEHPVHRGDAMPISLHDSHQHSFVVWTNHSLLAGYPPYHLTGSLVEDDDTHMKVALGYGDMGICAHLQASKTGNTRFFTSNTHSSVVLQGFDQLRIEGLLCDVTLVAGDGDEAFPVHRAMMASSSDYFKAMFTGGMKEQDLMCIKLHGVNRIGLKKIIDFIYTAKLSLNMENLQDTLEAASFLQILPVLDFCKVFLISGVSLDNCVEVGRIANTYNLTEVDKYVNNFILKNFPSLLGTGEFVKLPFERLAFVLSSNSLKHCTELDLFKAACRWLRYEDSRMDCASKLMKNIRFPLMNPQELINHVQTVDFMRTDNTCVNLLLEASNYQMMPYMQPVMQSERTAIRSDSAHLVTLGGVLRQQLVVSKELRLFDEKAHEWKALAPMDAPRYQHGIAVIGNFLYVVGGQSNYDTKGKTAVDTVFRYDPRYNKWMQVACLNEKRTFFHLSALKGHLYAVGGRNAAGELATVECYNPRTNEWTYVAKMNEPHYGHAGTVYGGYMYISGGITHDTFQKELMCFDPDADKWTQKAPMTTVRGLHCMCTVGDRLYVIGGNHFRGTSDYDDVLSCEYYSPALDLWTPIAAMLRGQSDVGVAVFENKIYVVGGYSWNNRCMVEIVQKYDPEKDEWHKVFDLPESLGGIRACTLTVFPPEDISGSPSRESPLSAP
- the klhl13 gene encoding kelch-like protein 13 isoform X2; this encodes MEHPVHRGDAMPISLHDRSLVEDDDTHMKVALGYGDMGICAHLQASKTGNTRFFTSNTHSSVVLQGFDQLRIEGLLCDVTLVAGDGDEAFPVHRAMMASSSDYFKAMFTGGMKEQDLMCIKLHGVNRIGLKKIIDFIYTAKLSLNMENLQDTLEAASFLQILPVLDFCKVFLISGVSLDNCVEVGRIANTYNLTEVDKYVNNFILKNFPSLLGTGEFVKLPFERLAFVLSSNSLKHCTELDLFKAACRWLRYEDSRMDCASKLMKNIRFPLMNPQELINHVQTVDFMRTDNTCVNLLLEASNYQMMPYMQPVMQSERTAIRSDSAHLVTLGGVLRQQLVVSKELRLFDEKAHEWKALAPMDAPRYQHGIAVIGNFLYVVGGQSNYDTKGKTAVDTVFRYDPRYNKWMQVACLNEKRTFFHLSALKGHLYAVGGRNAAGELATVECYNPRTNEWTYVAKMNEPHYGHAGTVYGGYMYISGGITHDTFQKELMCFDPDADKWTQKAPMTTVRGLHCMCTVGDRLYVIGGNHFRGTSDYDDVLSCEYYSPALDLWTPIAAMLRGQSDVGVAVFENKIYVVGGYSWNNRCMVEIVQKYDPEKDEWHKVFDLPESLGGIRACTLTVFPPEDISGSPSRESPLSAP